One window of Paenibacillus albicereus genomic DNA carries:
- a CDS encoding MinD/ParA family protein — MADQAQALRDLIRRRHAASEAAEPSRATRIVTVASGKGGVGKSNFSLNFALSLQKLGRKVLLFDADIGMANLDVLMGVSAPYSLYHLFRGERPIRDIVQLGPGGLHFIAGGSGFRELLHLSEEQLQQADREIERLQADYDFILFDTGAGLSKEAERFIGASHESIIVTTPEPTSITDAYALVKMVTHSRPDASFRLLVNRAADEREGRDTAEKMDLAARRFLGIGLPFGGSVADDPHVGKAVRRQTPFTLAYPDCKASRDVLAAARSYLELPAGDASRTVKGFFHQWFNRKRNL, encoded by the coding sequence ATGGCTGACCAGGCGCAGGCGCTTCGCGACCTCATCCGCCGCCGCCATGCGGCCTCGGAAGCGGCAGAGCCGTCAAGAGCGACGCGCATCGTGACGGTAGCAAGCGGCAAAGGCGGGGTCGGCAAGTCCAATTTCAGCCTGAACTTCGCGCTGTCGCTGCAGAAGCTCGGCCGCAAGGTGCTGCTCTTCGACGCCGACATCGGCATGGCCAATCTCGACGTGCTGATGGGCGTATCGGCTCCGTATTCGCTGTATCATCTGTTCCGCGGCGAGAGGCCGATCCGCGACATCGTCCAGCTCGGTCCGGGCGGACTTCACTTCATCGCAGGCGGCTCCGGATTCCGCGAGCTGCTCCATCTGAGCGAGGAGCAGCTGCAGCAGGCCGATCGGGAGATCGAGCGGCTGCAGGCGGACTACGATTTCATCCTGTTCGATACCGGAGCGGGCCTGAGCAAGGAAGCGGAGCGGTTCATCGGCGCTTCCCACGAGAGCATCATCGTGACGACTCCGGAGCCCACTTCCATCACCGATGCTTATGCGCTCGTCAAGATGGTGACGCACAGCCGCCCGGACGCCAGCTTCCGGCTGCTCGTGAACCGGGCAGCGGATGAACGGGAGGGACGCGACACCGCGGAGAAGATGGATCTTGCCGCGCGGAGGTTTCTCGGCATCGGCCTTCCTTTCGGAGGAAGCGTAGCCGACGATCCTCATGTCGGCAAGGCGGTCCGGCGGCAGACGCCATTCACGCTGGCTTATCCGGACTGCAAGGCGTCGCGCGACGTGCTGGCGGCGGCCAGAAGCTATCTGGAGCTCCCTGCCGGGGATGCCTCCCGCACAGTCAAAGGCTTCTTTCATCAATGGTTCAATCGCAAACGCAACCTTTGA
- the fliR gene encoding flagellar biosynthetic protein FliR, with amino-acid sequence MDVFLKGFPVFLLIFCRITSFFVVAPVFASRTVPARIKIGLGLFVSYLVFLTYGTGQEVVPNAVYVLTVLQEILVGLLLGFIVYLFFTLVQTAGAFIDLQVGFAMANVVDPLTGVSAPITGNFKYMVLLLLFLTMNGHLYMLQALMNSYRWMPLDLHLYAAIADGTISEFLIRGFSQSFLLALQISAPIIVAMFLTDVGLGFLAKTAPQYNVFVIGAPLKILLGVLLLVLLMPSLGVLFGHIFSVVFDFIGELFGEIQGGAPP; translated from the coding sequence ATGGACGTATTCCTGAAAGGATTCCCTGTCTTTCTGCTGATTTTTTGTCGAATCACTTCTTTTTTTGTCGTCGCGCCTGTGTTCGCCTCCCGCACGGTACCGGCGAGAATCAAGATCGGGCTCGGCTTGTTCGTCTCTTACCTGGTGTTCCTGACCTACGGCACCGGACAGGAAGTCGTGCCGAACGCCGTCTACGTGCTGACCGTCCTGCAGGAGATCCTTGTCGGACTGCTGCTCGGCTTCATCGTCTACCTGTTCTTCACGCTCGTCCAGACGGCGGGAGCGTTCATCGACTTGCAGGTCGGATTCGCGATGGCGAACGTCGTCGATCCGCTGACCGGCGTATCGGCTCCGATTACAGGCAATTTCAAGTACATGGTGCTGCTGCTTCTGTTCCTGACGATGAACGGCCATCTGTACATGCTCCAAGCGCTCATGAACAGCTATCGCTGGATGCCGCTCGACTTGCACCTGTACGCGGCGATCGCAGACGGAACGATCAGCGAGTTCCTGATCCGGGGCTTCTCCCAGTCCTTCCTGCTCGCCCTGCAGATATCGGCGCCGATCATCGTCGCGATGTTCTTGACCGACGTTGGACTCGGATTTCTGGCCAAGACGGCTCCGCAGTACAACGTATTCGTCATCGGAGCGCCGCTCAAGATCCTGCTCGGCGTGCTGCTTCTCGTGCTGCTCATGCCTTCGCTGGGCGTGCTGTTCGGCCACATTTTCTCCGTCGTGTTCGATTTTATCGGCGAGCTGTTCGGAGAGATACAAGGCGGAGCGCCGCCGTGA
- a CDS encoding chemotaxis protein CheA translates to MDMNAYLSMFIDESQDHLQALNENLLKLEGDPNDLSIVQVIFRSAHTLKGMSATMGFEDLASLTHEMENVLDLVRNGKLAMDAFIFDVLFKGLDALESMVGDITAGGQGKADVGTIVGALKSIVDGSYLTRSQTAATAAAAAPAAPAAAIDEFQLSVLKQSMDSGLKALRIDVSLEESCVLKAARAYMVFNLLEEKGEVVKAIPSVTELEQEQFDRSFTVIFVTEHDAKGLEEAVAGISEVEAARAEELDAGTLESLARPEPAAKPASSAAAPTAQPGKPAEAASTGEARKPAGGAPAASRTIRVDIERLDALMNLFSELLIDRSRLEQLATEIGRGELTETVEHLSRISGDLQSIVLKLRMVPVDTVFNRFPRMIRDLARSLDKKVELVVTGADTELDRTVIDEIGDPLVHLLRNSLDHGLETTEGRLQAGKPETGTIWLRAYHSGNHVFIEVEEDGRGINSAKVKAKAVENGVLSLDEAAKLTVDEVNNLIFAPGFSTADQISDISGRGVGLDVVRSKILSLGGNVSVESKEGAGSKFSIQLPLTLSIITAMLVKLGSEKYAVPLTSIVETGIVKKEAILTVHGNRMMSYRNAVIPVVSLSRVLGAPDFCEDDEEESEYIVIRKGDKWAAVIVDDFIGQSDIVLKSTGAYLGQTPAISGATILGDGQVALIIDPNALFK, encoded by the coding sequence ATGGATATGAACGCTTATCTCTCCATGTTTATCGATGAATCCCAGGATCACCTGCAAGCCCTCAACGAGAACTTGCTCAAGCTCGAAGGCGATCCGAACGATCTCAGCATCGTTCAAGTCATCTTCCGCTCGGCGCATACGCTCAAGGGGATGTCCGCGACGATGGGATTCGAGGATCTCGCCTCGCTCACCCATGAGATGGAAAATGTGCTCGATCTGGTCCGCAATGGAAAGCTGGCGATGGATGCGTTCATCTTCGACGTGCTGTTCAAAGGCTTGGACGCGCTCGAAAGCATGGTCGGCGACATAACGGCAGGGGGCCAGGGCAAGGCCGACGTCGGAACGATCGTCGGCGCGCTCAAGTCGATCGTCGACGGCAGCTATCTGACCCGGTCTCAGACGGCGGCGACAGCCGCGGCCGCAGCGCCGGCCGCGCCTGCGGCTGCGATCGACGAATTCCAGCTGTCCGTGCTGAAGCAGTCGATGGACAGCGGCCTCAAAGCGCTCCGCATCGACGTCTCGCTCGAGGAGAGCTGCGTGCTCAAGGCCGCGCGAGCGTACATGGTGTTCAACCTGCTGGAGGAAAAGGGAGAAGTCGTCAAAGCGATTCCTTCCGTCACCGAGCTCGAGCAGGAGCAGTTCGACCGCTCGTTCACGGTCATCTTCGTCACCGAGCATGACGCCAAGGGCTTGGAGGAAGCCGTAGCCGGTATCTCCGAGGTCGAGGCCGCTCGCGCCGAGGAGCTGGATGCCGGGACGCTCGAGAGCCTGGCCCGTCCGGAGCCTGCCGCCAAGCCGGCCTCCTCCGCGGCTGCGCCGACCGCGCAGCCAGGCAAGCCGGCCGAAGCGGCTTCTACCGGCGAAGCCCGCAAGCCGGCAGGAGGAGCGCCAGCCGCTTCCCGCACGATCCGCGTCGACATCGAGCGGCTGGACGCGCTGATGAACCTGTTCAGCGAGCTGCTCATCGACCGCTCTCGCCTCGAGCAGCTGGCGACCGAGATCGGTCGCGGCGAGCTTACGGAAACGGTCGAGCATCTATCCCGCATCAGCGGCGACCTGCAGAGCATCGTCCTCAAGCTGAGGATGGTGCCCGTCGATACCGTCTTCAACCGTTTCCCGCGGATGATCCGCGATCTTGCCCGCTCGCTCGACAAAAAAGTCGAGCTGGTCGTGACGGGAGCGGACACCGAGCTCGACCGTACGGTCATCGACGAAATCGGCGACCCGCTCGTGCATCTGCTGCGCAACTCCCTCGATCACGGGCTCGAAACGACGGAAGGGCGCCTGCAGGCCGGCAAGCCGGAAACCGGCACGATCTGGCTGCGCGCCTACCATAGCGGCAACCATGTGTTCATCGAAGTGGAAGAGGACGGACGCGGCATCAATTCCGCCAAGGTGAAGGCCAAAGCGGTCGAGAATGGAGTGCTTTCGCTCGACGAGGCGGCGAAGCTCACGGTCGACGAGGTGAACAACCTCATCTTCGCGCCGGGCTTCAGCACGGCCGACCAGATATCGGATATTTCGGGGCGGGGCGTCGGACTCGACGTCGTGCGCTCGAAAATTCTTTCCCTCGGCGGCAACGTCTCCGTCGAAAGCAAAGAAGGCGCCGGCTCCAAGTTCAGCATCCAGCTGCCGCTCACGCTGTCGATCATTACCGCGATGCTCGTGAAGCTCGGCTCCGAGAAATACGCGGTGCCGCTCACGTCGATCGTCGAGACGGGCATCGTGAAGAAGGAGGCGATCCTGACCGTGCACGGCAATCGGATGATGTCCTATCGCAACGCGGTCATTCCGGTCGTCTCCCTCAGCCGCGTGCTGGGCGCACCCGATTTTTGCGAGGACGACGAGGAAGAGAGCGAGTACATCGTCATCCGCAAGGGAGACAAGTGGGCCGCCGTCATCGTCGACGATTTCATCGGCCAGAGCGACATCGTCCTCAAGTCGACGGGAGCCTATCTCGGACAGACGCCGGCCATATCCGGCGCGACGATATTGGGAGACGGGCAAGTGGCCCTGATTATCGACCCGAACGCGCTCTTCAAATAA
- a CDS encoding chemotaxis protein CheC, with the protein MKPFDKLAEFELDVLKEVGNIGSGHAATALSTLLDRPVDMAVPKVSLVPFEEVAERVGGAEELVVAVFLRVDGDAPGNLFYIMNPVAAKRLLRRLAAMEVEEDLEYSDMELSALSEIGNILAGSYLSSLADLTRLNLAPSVPAVALDMAGAVLAYGLMQYGEMGDAALLVETRFLGGGEEIDGQFFLIPDPDSFATLFRSLGVDVP; encoded by the coding sequence GTGAAGCCATTCGACAAGCTCGCCGAGTTCGAGCTGGACGTGCTCAAGGAAGTCGGCAATATCGGCTCGGGCCATGCGGCGACCGCCCTGTCCACGCTGCTGGATCGCCCGGTCGACATGGCGGTGCCCAAGGTGAGCCTGGTGCCGTTCGAGGAAGTGGCCGAGCGGGTGGGAGGAGCCGAAGAGCTTGTCGTAGCCGTATTCCTGCGGGTAGACGGCGACGCTCCCGGCAACCTGTTCTACATCATGAATCCGGTCGCCGCCAAGCGGCTGCTGCGCAGGCTGGCCGCGATGGAGGTCGAGGAGGATCTCGAGTATTCGGACATGGAGCTGTCCGCCTTGAGCGAGATCGGCAACATCCTGGCCGGATCTTATCTATCCTCGCTCGCCGACTTGACGCGGCTCAACCTTGCGCCGAGCGTGCCGGCGGTAGCGCTGGACATGGCCGGCGCGGTGCTCGCTTACGGACTCATGCAGTACGGCGAGATGGGAGACGCGGCCCTGCTGGTCGAGACGCGCTTCCTGGGCGGAGGCGAGGAGATCGATGGACAGTTCTTCCTCATTCCGGACCCCGACTCCTTCGCAACGCTGTTCCGCTCGCTCGGAGTGGACGTGCCATGA
- the flhF gene encoding flagellar biosynthesis protein FlhF, whose translation MKVKRYVVASLPEALPLIRGDLGHDAVILSTKEIKTGGILGLFGKRRMEVIAALDGRSSGGAAAAAKPVPARPAAEAQAEDAPRETNLAAAAGKPRAELTPQEAPIPPLAAKPPVRPPAAASAPASEALNDELLQEMRGLMSWIRQLGLQQETDGRSGPIRQLMERLERQEVAAEWRDKLLQELQAEPDFDSFSQQPEAVREAARGAIERWLSPFESGGGILDEARTIHFVGPTGVGKTTTIAKLAACETLQRQRSVGLITADTYRIAAVDQLRTYADILGIPLEVVFSPAEAARAYQQLADKDLILMDTAGRNYRSELQINEVSSMLRTGGASETCLVLSLTARTSDMKAVALPFLEHGVTKAIFTKLDETRVYGALLNLALSHNLQPLYVASGQTVPDDLERFSSRRYAALLIGDGADG comes from the coding sequence ATGAAGGTGAAGCGATATGTCGTCGCCTCCCTGCCGGAAGCGCTGCCGCTCATCCGCGGCGATCTCGGCCACGATGCGGTCATCCTCAGCACGAAGGAGATCAAGACCGGCGGCATTCTCGGCCTGTTCGGCAAACGCCGCATGGAAGTCATCGCAGCGCTGGATGGCCGATCCAGCGGAGGAGCGGCAGCCGCTGCCAAGCCTGTTCCGGCAAGGCCGGCGGCGGAAGCGCAGGCGGAGGATGCGCCGCGGGAAACGAACCTGGCTGCGGCTGCAGGCAAGCCGCGTGCAGAGCTCACGCCGCAGGAGGCTCCGATTCCGCCGCTTGCGGCAAAGCCTCCGGTCCGCCCGCCGGCAGCGGCTTCCGCGCCAGCGTCCGAAGCGTTGAATGACGAGCTGCTGCAGGAGATGCGCGGCCTCATGAGCTGGATTCGCCAGCTTGGGCTTCAGCAGGAGACGGACGGACGCAGCGGGCCGATCCGCCAGCTCATGGAGCGGCTGGAGCGGCAGGAAGTCGCCGCCGAGTGGCGTGACAAGCTTCTTCAGGAACTTCAGGCCGAGCCGGATTTCGATTCCTTTTCCCAGCAGCCCGAAGCAGTGCGGGAAGCGGCCCGAGGCGCGATCGAACGGTGGTTGTCGCCTTTCGAGTCTGGGGGCGGCATTCTCGACGAGGCGAGGACGATTCATTTCGTCGGGCCGACCGGCGTCGGCAAGACGACGACGATCGCCAAGCTGGCCGCCTGCGAGACGCTGCAGCGGCAGCGCTCGGTCGGCCTCATTACGGCCGATACGTACCGCATCGCGGCGGTCGATCAGCTCCGCACCTACGCCGACATCCTCGGAATTCCGCTCGAGGTCGTCTTTTCTCCGGCCGAAGCGGCCCGGGCCTACCAGCAGCTGGCCGACAAGGATCTCATCCTGATGGACACGGCCGGACGCAACTACCGCAGCGAGCTGCAGATCAACGAAGTGAGCAGCATGCTGCGGACAGGGGGAGCGAGCGAGACCTGCCTCGTGCTCAGCCTGACGGCGAGGACATCGGACATGAAGGCGGTCGCGCTGCCGTTCCTCGAGCATGGCGTGACCAAGGCGATCTTCACGAAGCTCGACGAGACCCGCGTCTACGGCGCGCTGCTCAATCTGGCGCTGTCGCATAACCTCCAGCCGCTCTATGTCGCCTCCGGCCAGACCGTGCCGGACGATCTGGAGCGCTTCAGCAGTCGGCGCTATGCCGCCCTGCTGATCGGAGACGGCGCGGATGGCTGA
- a CDS encoding chemotaxis protein CheW, producing MAEDIKVIVFSLGEEEYGIEVEKVKTVERLMPITRVPKTPPFIKGVVNLRGVVVPVIDLRGRFGLAETEATEATRIIVVNSGEMEVGFIVDRANDVTDIGSDQIELPPEVVGGIQAKYLRGVAKTEGGRLLVMLNLSEVLNKSELVQLEQMEA from the coding sequence ATGGCTGAAGACATCAAAGTGATCGTGTTTTCGCTCGGGGAAGAAGAGTACGGCATCGAGGTCGAAAAAGTGAAGACGGTGGAACGGCTCATGCCGATCACGCGAGTTCCGAAGACGCCGCCGTTCATCAAAGGCGTCGTCAACCTGCGCGGCGTCGTCGTTCCGGTCATCGACCTGCGCGGCCGGTTCGGGCTGGCGGAGACGGAAGCGACGGAAGCGACCCGAATCATCGTCGTGAATTCCGGCGAGATGGAGGTCGGCTTCATCGTCGATCGGGCGAACGACGTGACGGACATCGGCAGCGATCAAATCGAGCTGCCGCCGGAAGTCGTGGGGGGCATCCAGGCGAAGTACCTTCGCGGCGTCGCCAAGACCGAGGGCGGACGGCTGCTCGTCATGCTCAACCTGTCTGAAGTGCTCAACAAATCGGAGCTCGTGCAGCTGGAACAGATGGAGGCTTGA
- the flhB gene encoding flagellar biosynthesis protein FlhB, with protein sequence MDRRLRFQVDLQLFNGEKTEDATPKKKQEARDKGQVARTQELGGAFIILFVFGSFYMLGGFYKERMYRLFGSLFNDWLYMPLTEANTMSLFYDIMIQILILIAPILGLVFLAGLVVNYVQIGFLFTGEPLKPDFKKLDPIKGFKNIFSARSLVEFLKSILKLTVVGVLVFSAIWGEWDRILLLAHVPVEQIFSFTAGLVLKLGLQFGALLIVIAVLDYFYQRYEHEKSLRMSKQDVKDEYVKTEGNPLIKGKIKERQRRMALQRMMQEVPKADVVITNPTHFAIAIKYEGGKMEAPVILAKGMDYVALRIKEIAKENGVMTMENRPLARALYDRAEIGDTIPADLFQAVAEVLAYVYKLKGRSKSS encoded by the coding sequence ATGGACCGCAGGCTGCGCTTTCAGGTCGACCTCCAGCTGTTCAACGGAGAAAAGACCGAAGACGCCACGCCGAAAAAGAAGCAGGAGGCTCGGGACAAGGGACAGGTAGCCCGTACGCAGGAGCTTGGCGGAGCGTTCATCATCCTGTTCGTCTTCGGAAGCTTCTACATGCTTGGCGGCTTCTACAAGGAAAGGATGTACCGGCTGTTCGGGAGTCTGTTCAACGACTGGCTCTACATGCCGCTGACCGAGGCGAACACGATGTCGTTGTTTTACGACATCATGATTCAGATCCTCATCCTGATCGCGCCGATCCTGGGGCTCGTGTTCCTTGCGGGCCTGGTCGTGAACTACGTTCAGATCGGCTTCCTGTTCACCGGAGAGCCGCTCAAGCCGGACTTCAAGAAGCTCGATCCGATCAAGGGGTTCAAGAACATCTTTTCCGCCCGATCCTTGGTCGAGTTCCTCAAGAGCATCCTCAAGCTTACGGTCGTCGGCGTTCTCGTCTTCTCGGCGATCTGGGGAGAATGGGACCGGATCCTGCTGCTCGCCCATGTGCCGGTGGAGCAGATCTTTTCCTTTACCGCCGGGCTCGTGCTCAAGCTCGGCCTGCAGTTCGGCGCTCTGCTGATCGTCATCGCGGTGCTGGACTACTTCTATCAGCGCTACGAGCACGAGAAAAGCCTGCGCATGTCCAAGCAGGACGTCAAGGACGAATACGTCAAGACGGAAGGCAACCCGCTCATCAAAGGCAAGATCAAGGAGCGCCAGCGCCGGATGGCGCTGCAGCGGATGATGCAGGAGGTGCCGAAAGCCGATGTCGTCATCACCAACCCGACGCACTTCGCGATCGCGATCAAGTACGAGGGCGGGAAGATGGAGGCTCCGGTCATACTGGCGAAGGGAATGGACTACGTCGCTCTGAGGATCAAGGAAATCGCCAAGGAGAACGGGGTCATGACCATGGAAAACCGGCCGCTGGCAAGAGCGTTGTACGATCGGGCCGAGATCGGGGATACGATTCCCGCGGACTTGTTCCAAGCGGTCGCGGAAGTATTGGCCTACGTGTACAAGCTGAAGGGCCGCAGCAAATCATCTTAA
- the flhA gene encoding flagellar biosynthesis protein FlhA yields the protein MKLRDLAVLVGVIGIVMMMVIPVPTFLMDVLLVINISVALIILLIAMNTKEALDFSIFPALLLITTLFRLALNVSTTRNILVHAHAGEVVMTFGNWVAGGQVAIGFVVFLILVVVQFIVITKGSERVAEVAARFTLDAMPGKQMSIDADLNAGLINEQQARTRRSKIEREADFYGSMDGASKFVKGDAIASIIILIINLLGGFIIGMTVKGMGFGEALQTYSILTIGDGLVSQIPALLISTAAGLIVTRAASEGNLAHDLSSQMMRYPQLLYVVAGTVALLGLFTPIGIVRTFPIAILIAFLGWKMQGAQSKQLQEQEQLVEEQQIEEVRSPESVVSLLQVDPIEFEFGYGLIPLADTQQGGDLLDRIIMIRRQCALELGLVVPVIRIRDNIQLRPNEYVIKLKGNQVARGDLLLNHYLAMSPGFEDESIIGIETTEPAFGLPALWIDEATKERAEMSGYTVVDPPSVVATHLTEIIKRHAHELLGRQEAKALVDNVREAYPALVDELIPSIMTVGDVQKVLAKLLKEKISIRDLVTIFETLADHGLYTKDPDILTEYARQALSRQITQQFSSGGGSMKVITVSPALEKRIAESVQQTEQGSYLAMDPVASQQICSRISEQVSRQIQSGHQPVVLASPTIRMYLRQMIERVMGDVPVLSYSELEPSVEVQSVGTVSL from the coding sequence ATGAAACTGAGGGACCTGGCAGTCTTGGTGGGGGTTATCGGCATCGTCATGATGATGGTCATCCCTGTGCCTACTTTCCTGATGGACGTCCTGCTCGTAATCAACATATCGGTCGCGCTCATCATTCTCTTAATAGCGATGAACACGAAAGAGGCGCTGGACTTCTCGATCTTCCCCGCGCTGCTGCTGATTACGACGCTGTTCAGGCTTGCCCTGAACGTATCGACCACGCGCAACATTCTCGTGCATGCCCATGCGGGCGAAGTGGTCATGACCTTCGGGAACTGGGTCGCCGGCGGCCAGGTCGCCATCGGCTTCGTCGTCTTCCTCATCCTCGTCGTCGTCCAGTTCATCGTCATCACCAAAGGCTCCGAACGCGTCGCCGAGGTCGCCGCGAGGTTCACCCTCGATGCGATGCCCGGCAAGCAGATGAGCATCGATGCCGACCTGAACGCCGGGCTCATCAACGAGCAGCAGGCGCGGACGCGCCGCTCCAAGATCGAGCGCGAGGCGGACTTCTACGGATCGATGGACGGCGCGAGCAAATTCGTCAAGGGCGATGCGATCGCCTCCATCATCATCCTCATCATCAACCTGCTCGGCGGCTTCATCATCGGCATGACCGTCAAGGGAATGGGCTTCGGCGAAGCGCTTCAGACCTATTCGATCCTGACGATCGGCGACGGTCTCGTCAGCCAGATTCCGGCGCTGCTCATCTCCACGGCAGCCGGCCTGATCGTGACGAGAGCGGCATCCGAGGGCAACCTGGCCCATGATCTCAGCTCGCAGATGATGCGCTACCCGCAGCTGCTTTATGTCGTGGCAGGCACGGTCGCGCTGCTCGGGCTGTTCACGCCGATCGGCATCGTCCGCACGTTCCCGATCGCCATCCTGATCGCCTTCCTCGGCTGGAAGATGCAGGGGGCGCAGAGCAAGCAGCTGCAGGAGCAGGAGCAGCTCGTCGAGGAGCAGCAGATCGAGGAGGTCCGAAGTCCGGAAAGCGTCGTCAGCCTGCTGCAGGTCGATCCGATCGAATTCGAGTTCGGCTACGGACTCATCCCGCTCGCCGACACGCAGCAAGGCGGCGACCTGCTGGACCGGATCATCATGATCCGCAGGCAATGCGCGCTCGAGCTCGGTCTCGTCGTGCCCGTCATCCGCATCCGCGACAACATCCAGCTGCGCCCGAACGAGTACGTCATCAAGCTCAAGGGCAATCAGGTGGCGCGCGGCGATCTGCTGCTGAACCACTACCTGGCGATGAGCCCGGGCTTCGAGGACGAGTCGATCATCGGCATCGAGACGACGGAGCCGGCGTTCGGACTTCCGGCGCTGTGGATCGACGAAGCGACGAAGGAGCGCGCGGAGATGTCCGGCTACACGGTCGTCGACCCGCCGTCGGTCGTCGCCACGCATCTGACCGAGATCATCAAGCGCCATGCGCACGAGCTGCTCGGCCGCCAAGAGGCCAAGGCGCTCGTCGACAACGTGCGCGAGGCGTATCCGGCGCTCGTCGACGAGCTGATTCCGTCGATCATGACGGTCGGAGACGTGCAGAAGGTGCTGGCCAAGCTGTTGAAAGAAAAAATTTCGATCCGCGATCTGGTGACGATCTTCGAAACGTTGGCCGACCACGGCCTCTACACCAAAGATCCCGACATCCTCACCGAGTACGCGAGACAGGCGCTGTCGCGCCAGATTACCCAGCAGTTCAGCTCCGGCGGAGGGTCGATGAAGGTCATCACCGTCAGTCCGGCGCTCGAGAAGCGCATCGCCGAATCGGTGCAGCAGACGGAGCAAGGCAGCTACCTCGCGATGGACCCGGTCGCTTCCCAGCAGATCTGCAGCCGCATCAGCGAGCAGGTGTCCCGCCAGATCCAGTCCGGGCATCAGCCGGTCGTGCTTGCATCGCCTACCATCCGCATGTATTTGCGGCAGATGATCGAGCGGGTCATGGGCGACGTGCCGGTGCTGTCCTACAGCGAGCTCGAGCCGTCGGTTGAAGTCCAGAGCGTAGGGACGGTGAGCCTATGA
- a CDS encoding protein-glutamate methylesterase/protein-glutamine glutaminase, whose product MSPYRVLVVDDSAFMRAVIKDLIEEDPAFEVAGMARNGIEAVEAASRLNPDAMTLDLEMPEMNGIDALEAIMASNPLPVIMFSGMSEEHASLTIAALQQGAFDFIRKPAASSPPGEISTIGRLLREKLHTAVLIRERIRRQQKEAELAAAQAKAAVPPQPEKPAAPAADRGAREAERAKAPAKRSGTAPGAPSAPAPKRAAPKLDKPAGREAVPPQSEAAAGRPARGLAPSRPPKPPAAPKGAEAGSRAFKHLIAVGTSTGGPRALQQLIAGLPEDLPAPVLIVQHMPPRFTASLAKRLDAAGPLAVHEAVDGQPVRAGHVYLAPGGNHMRLDRDEQGFVIRLSQDEPVSGHRPSVDVLYRSLVPHGALKRHGVILTGMGSDGAKGMLELKDSGAVSTIAESEESCVVYGMPRSCVENGSCDTVLPLASIAKELAVRCLG is encoded by the coding sequence ATGTCCCCCTATCGAGTGCTCGTCGTAGACGATTCGGCCTTCATGAGAGCCGTCATCAAGGATCTGATCGAGGAGGACCCGGCCTTCGAGGTGGCGGGCATGGCCCGCAACGGCATCGAAGCGGTCGAGGCGGCCTCCCGGCTCAACCCGGATGCCATGACGCTGGACTTGGAAATGCCCGAAATGAACGGAATCGATGCGCTGGAGGCGATCATGGCCTCGAATCCGCTGCCGGTCATCATGTTTTCGGGAATGAGCGAGGAGCACGCCTCGCTGACGATCGCCGCGCTCCAGCAAGGCGCGTTCGACTTCATCCGCAAGCCGGCGGCCAGCTCCCCTCCGGGCGAGATCAGCACGATCGGCCGGCTGCTTCGGGAGAAGCTGCATACGGCCGTCCTGATCCGCGAGCGAATCAGGCGGCAGCAAAAAGAGGCGGAGCTGGCGGCAGCGCAGGCGAAAGCCGCCGTGCCGCCTCAGCCGGAAAAGCCCGCCGCTCCGGCGGCCGACCGGGGAGCAAGAGAGGCAGAGCGGGCGAAAGCTCCGGCCAAGCGGAGCGGCACGGCGCCCGGCGCGCCTTCGGCACCGGCTCCGAAGCGCGCGGCGCCCAAGCTGGACAAGCCGGCCGGACGGGAAGCCGTACCGCCGCAGTCGGAAGCGGCGGCCGGGCGCCCGGCCCGAGGCCTCGCCCCGTCCCGGCCGCCGAAGCCGCCCGCCGCTCCGAAGGGAGCGGAGGCCGGCAGCCGCGCCTTCAAGCATCTCATCGCCGTGGGCACGTCGACGGGCGGACCGCGCGCGCTGCAGCAGCTGATCGCGGGATTGCCCGAGGATCTGCCGGCGCCGGTGCTGATCGTGCAGCATATGCCGCCGCGCTTTACGGCCTCCCTGGCGAAGCGGCTGGACGCAGCCGGTCCGCTTGCGGTCCACGAGGCCGTCGACGGCCAGCCGGTGCGGGCCGGCCATGTGTACCTTGCGCCGGGCGGCAATCATATGCGCCTCGACCGGGACGAGCAGGGATTCGTCATCCGGCTGTCCCAGGACGAGCCGGTAAGCGGGCACCGGCCTTCGGTCGACGTGCTGTATCGCTCCCTCGTTCCGCATGGCGCGCTGAAGCGCCATGGCGTCATCCTGACCGGCATGGGTAGCGATGGAGCCAAAGGCATGCTGGAGCTGAAGGATAGCGGAGCCGTCAGCACGATCGCCGAATCCGAGGAAAGCTGCGTCGTGTACGGCATGCCCCGCAGCTGCGTCGAAAACGGAAGCTGCGACACGGTGCTGCCGCTCGCGTCGATCGCCAAGGAGCTTGCCGTCCGCTGCCTCGGCTAA